ATCCCCTCGCCGACCAGGAATTCCGCGAATTCCGGATAGTCGCTGGGCGCCTGGCCGCAGATCCCGATCTTGACGCCTGCGTCCTTCGCGCCGCGGATCGCCATGCGCAGGATCTCCTTCACCGCCTCGTTGCGCTCGTCGAAGAGGCCGGAGACGATCTCGGAGTCGCGGTCTAGACCCAGGGTGAGCTGGGTCAGGTCGTTGGAGCCGATGGAGAAGCCGTCGAAATATTTCGCGAACTCGCGCAGGAGCAGGACGTTGGCGGGGATCTCGCACATGACGTAGACCTCCAAGCCCGACACACCCCGTTTCAAGCCGTTGGCCTCCATCTCCGCCAGGACCTTCCGCGCCTCCTCCACCGTGCGGCAGAAGGGGATCATGACCTTGAGGTTTTTGAGGCCCATGGCCTCGCGCACCCGCTTGAGCGCCGCGCACTCCAGGGCGAAGGCCTCGCGGTAGCGCTCGTGGTAATAGCGCGAGGCGCCGCGGAAGCCGAGCATCGGGTTCTCCTCCTCGGGCTCGAACTCGCGGCCGCCGATCAGGTCGGCGTACTCGTTGGTCTTGAAGTCCGAGGTGCGGACGATGACCTCCTTCGGGTAGAAGGCGGCGGCGATCTTCCCCACCCCCTCGGCGAGCCTCTGCACGAAGTACTCGCCCTTGTCGGCGTAGCCCTCGGTCAGGGCTTCGATCCGCCGCAGGGCCTCCGGATCCCGCAAATGCGGGTAGCGCCGCAGGGCCATCGGGTGGACTTTCACCGCGTCGTTGATGATGAACTCCATCCGCGCCAGGCCCACCCCGTCGTTGGGCAGGAAGGAGTGCTCGAAGGCGCGGTCCGGCTCGCCGACGTTGAGCAGGATCTTGGTCTTGGGCCGCGGCATCTTCTCGAGGGAGATCTCCTCGGTCGCGAAGCGAAGCAGGCCCGGATAGACCTTGCCGATCTCTCCCTCGGCGCAGGACACCGTGATCTCTTGGCCCGCGCCGAGCTTCCCCGTGGCCCCGTCCGCGCCGACGATGGCGGGCAGGCCCAGCTCGCGGCTCACGATGGCCGCGTGGCAGGTGCGACCGCCGCGCTCGGTCACGACGGCCGAGGCCTTTTTCATGAGCGGCACCCAATCGGGATCGGTCATCGGCGCCACCAGGACCTCGCCCTCGCGAAATTCCTCCATCTCACTCACCTCGCGCAGGACCCGCGCCCGGCCCTGGCCGATCTTCGCGCCGACCGCCTTGCCGACGACCAAGGGCTCGGCCTTTTCCAATAGCCGATAGCTCTTCCAAGCCCGTCGCCCCTTGGCCCCGTGGACCGTCTCGGGACGCGCCTGGAGGATGAAGAGCTCGCCGCTCTGACCGTCTTTCGCCCATTCTAGGTCCATGGGACGGTCTTGCCCCGCCTTGGCGCTGTAATGGGCCTCGACCAGGAGGCCCCAGCGCGCCAATTGCAGGATTTCCTCGTCGTCGATGCAGAAACGCCGCCGCTCGGCGGGCGGGACCGGGACGTTGCGGGTTTCCTTACTGCCGCCACGGGCGTTGTAGACCATCCGGATCTCCTTGGAGCCCAGACGCCGCTGTAGGATGGGGCGATAGCCCTCGCGCAGGGTGGGCTTGA
The sequence above is drawn from the Deltaproteobacteria bacterium PRO3 genome and encodes:
- the ppsA gene encoding phosphoenolpyruvate synthase gives rise to the protein MSRDPKKPRILWFREIGLADVPRVGGKNASLGEMIRELGPQGVRIPDGFATTADAYREFLAQSSLEARVRELLSGLDPRDVGTLASRGGQIRELLLQHPLPEALSAELREAYRRLGEEYGENPDVAVRSSATAEDLPEASFAGQQETFLNIRGEAALLEACKKCFASLFTNRAIAYRAERGYDHLQVALSVGVQKMVRSDLGSSGVMFTLDTESGFRDVVLINGAYGLGENVVQGVVDPDEFLVFKPTLREGYRPILQRRLGSKEIRMVYNARGGSKETRNVPVPPAERRRFCIDDEEILQLARWGLLVEAHYSAKAGQDRPMDLEWAKDGQSGELFILQARPETVHGAKGRRAWKSYRLLEKAEPLVVGKAVGAKIGQGRARVLREVSEMEEFREGEVLVAPMTDPDWVPLMKKASAVVTERGGRTCHAAIVSRELGLPAIVGADGATGKLGAGQEITVSCAEGEIGKVYPGLLRFATEEISLEKMPRPKTKILLNVGEPDRAFEHSFLPNDGVGLARMEFIINDAVKVHPMALRRYPHLRDPEALRRIEALTEGYADKGEYFVQRLAEGVGKIAAAFYPKEVIVRTSDFKTNEYADLIGGREFEPEEENPMLGFRGASRYYHERYREAFALECAALKRVREAMGLKNLKVMIPFCRTVEEARKVLAEMEANGLKRGVSGLEVYVMCEIPANVLLLREFAKYFDGFSIGSNDLTQLTLGLDRDSEIVSGLFDERNEAVKEILRMAIRGAKDAGVKIGICGQAPSDYPEFAEFLVGEGIDSISLNPDTVIKTTQRILGAEAAREASGGAWLGGD